The genomic stretch CTGAATAACCGCCGCCACCCGGTAACAAAAACGGATTTCGTTCTCCACCGAGCCGTCAAAAAAGGAAGTACCATCTACCAGTACGGCAAGGGGTTTTAGGGCCTCGGGGGATGGTCCACGCCAGAGGCGATACCTTAGGGGAAGGTCAACAGGCGTACCATCAAGAAAGGACTGTGGCGGACGCCAAAAGAGATAGATCTTTCGATCCCAGGCCTCCAGGCGCAGCCCCTCCGGGGGGCCCGGAGGACTGTGCCAGCTAAAGGAGACCGGAGCCGAAAACGGCCCCACTGAGCGAAATCCCCTTACGGCCCGGACCCGATAGACATAACGGCAACCAGAACGCAGATTGCTATCCTCATAGCCAAAGCTAGAGACCTTATCCAGATCACGATCCACGGGAACGAAGATCTTAAAGCTTCTGGTAAGCCCTTGGCCGATGACTTTTTCCGTTTTCAGGATTTCAAAGCCCTTAAGGTGTCCAACTGGGGTTCCGGCCAGAGTGCGTCGAGGGACCTTCCAGGTAAGCTTGACTCCGGAGACGCGGAGTTCGTAGCGAAGACCGGTGACCTGACGAGGGGCCACCTGTTCGGGAGGAAGAGGAGGGGTCTTGCGGCCACAGCCAGCGAGAATACTAAACAGAATCAGCCAAAGGCCTAAAGCCCTAAGTCTCATCCTGGCTAAGTCTGGTTCGAGCCGAAGCGATGGCCTCTTTTACCCGCTCAGGGGCCGTCCCACCAAAGGAGTTTCTCCTGGCCACCGATCCCTCGATGGAGAGACGCTCCAGCAGATCTTCGTCAATAAGCTCGGAGAAGCGACGCAACTCCTCAAGACTCAGCTCCCAGAGCCGTCGTCCCCTCTCTAGGGCGTAGGCAACAACCCTTCCGGCTACAGCGTGGGCCTCCCTGAAGGCCAGCCCCTTCTCCACCAAGTAGTCTGCCAGATCCGTGGCGGTAAGAAACCCCTCTTCACAGACCTCTCGCATTCGTTCCGGCCGGGGCTTAAGGTGAGCCACAATTTCGCCCATGATGGCCACAGCGGTCTTGACGGTATCTACGGTATCAAAAAGGGGCTCCTTGTCCTCCTGCATGTCTCGATTGTAAGCCAGGGGCAGGGCCTTCATGGTGGTAAGAAGAGAGAGGAGATGGCCGAAGACCCGCCCAGATTTTCCGCGGATAAGTTCTGGAACATCGGGGTTTTTTTTCTGGGGCATAATGGAGCTCCCGGTACAGTAGGCGTCCGGGAGATCCACAAAGGCAAACTCCGAGCTCATCCAGAGGATAAGCTCTTCACTGAGTCGGGAAAGGTGCATCATTATCAGGGCTGCCGCCCCCAAAAACTCAATAATGAAATCCCGGTCAGAGACGGCATCCAGACTGTTAGCACAGGGGGCCGTGAACCCCAGCTCGCGGGCCACAAAGTGGCGATCAACAGGAAAGCCAGTTCCAGCCAGGGCCGCCGACCCCAGAGGGCAATAGTTAAGCCGGCGGCGACAGTCGGCCAGACGTTCCCGATCACGCTGGAACATCTCAAAATAGGCCATCAGGTGGTGGGCAAAAAGAATGGGCTGGGCGTGCTGAAGATGGGTAAACCCAGGCATAATCACCTGAATATTCTCCTCAGCCTTATCCACCAAGGCCTGCTGCAGGCCCTGGAGCCGCCGACAAAGATCGTCGATCTCATCCCGGAGGTATAGACGAACATCGGTTGCCACCTGATCATTACGAGAGCGGGCCGTATGAAGCCTGGCCCCGGCAGGGCCAATGAGCTCGATCAGGGCGGCCTCAATATTCATATGGACGTCTTCAAGCTCCGAGCGCCAACGGAAACGTCCGCTTTCGATCTCCCGCCAGATTTTCTCCAGACCCTCAATGATCTTCTGGGCATCTTCCTCGGAGATGATTCCCTGCCTGGCCAGCATCCTGGCATGGACCTTACTGCCTAAGATGTCCCAGTAGGCCAGACGGGAGTCAAACTCCACCGAAACAGTAAACTCCTCTACCGAACGGGCCGTCTTCTCCTTAAAGCGGCCGGCCCAGGGTTTCTCTTTGCTCATGTCGCCTCCCTGCCCTTTCCCAGAAGCTCTCTCAACTTGGCCACTCGATTCTTCTCCCTCATCAGGGACTCTCCAATAAGGGCGGCATCAACGCCTACCTCCTCAAGCCGCTGGATATCCTCCCGACCTTTCAGGCCGCTTTCGCTGACCACCACTACCCCTTGAGGGATCAGGGGTCTCAGGCGGACAGTTGTCTCTATGTCCACGGTAAAATCCTTAAGATTGCGGTTGTTAATCCCCACGATCTCTGCACCGGCGGAAATGGCCACCGAGAGTTCGCTGGCATCATGCACTTCAACCAGGGCCTCAAGCCCCCACTTCCTGACACAGGCCAGGAGTTCAGATAACCTCCTCGGCGAAAGGGCGGCAACAATCAGAAGCACCGCGTCAGCACCAGCGTAGCGGGCCTCTTCGATCTGGATTTCATCAATGATGAAGTCTTTACGCAAGATGGGAAGGGTGACAGCCCTCTTTACCTGGGGAATATAGGCCAAGGAACCCTTAAAGTATTTTTTATCGGTAAGGACGGAAATAGCCGCCGCGCCGCCGGCTTCATAGTCTCTGGCGATGGCCACAGGATCAAAATCTGCGGCGATGAGCCCCTTGGAAGGAGAGGCCCTTTTGATCTCGGCGATAATGGAGATCCCAGGCCGAACAAGGGCCTCCTTAAAGGGCCGAACCTCCGGAAGGACCTCCGGCTGACTGAGCCCTCGAGCCTTAAGAGCGGCCACCTCTAGCTCTTTTTGGGCCAAAATCTCTTCTAAGATAGTCATTTGAACCCCCTGGCCGAGGGATATTACCTCAGGATGAAAAAGAGGGCAAAAACAGAGTTTGCTTTGGGGGGCTCCATTTTGTTAAAGTCGGCTAAAAATATCCTTAAAAGCAACTCTTCTCGCTGAGGAGTCAGATGGCCAATCAAAAACGGGTTCTCCTCAAGCTCGATTTTCGTCAACCAGAGGCCTTCCTGGGCCCCCTCCTTGAGGGGCTTAATCAGCGAGAATTCTTTGTCGCCAGCGAAGACCTCCTTCCTCCCGGCACCAGGGTGACCTTGGAAATCCTTCTTCCCCTGGACTTTCCCCCTCTTAAGCTTAAGGGGCAGGTTGAGTGGCACACACGGCTCCCCCACGTGCGCCGGAGACGTCCGGGAATGGGGATTCGTTTTGAGCCTCCCAGCCCCATCGACCTTGAGCTTCTGGAGACTATCGGCCGGCGCCTCAAAAAAGAGGGTACTTTTTAAACAGGCGGCCCAAACCCTCAAGACTGGGATAGACGTCTTCTTCCCGATGGGGCTCAAGGGTAATGATAGGTCTGATGCCTCGCTGGTAGAGGTACTCAAAAATTGCCTCAAAATCCACACTCCCGGCCCCCACAGGAAGATGATCATCCCAGTGGCCGGTGTTGTCGTGGAGATGGAGCTGGCCGATATAAGGTCCCAATACCTTGAGCCAGTCTTTAAGATCACCCCCGGCAAAGGCCTTTTGATGACCGGCATCCAGGCAAAACCTGAAATACGGGGAGGAGACGGCCTCAAAGATCCGACGA from Thermosulfuriphilus ammonigenes encodes the following:
- a CDS encoding fibronectin type III domain-containing protein, whose protein sequence is MRLRALGLWLILFSILAGCGRKTPPLPPEQVAPRQVTGLRYELRVSGVKLTWKVPRRTLAGTPVGHLKGFEILKTEKVIGQGLTRSFKIFVPVDRDLDKVSSFGYEDSNLRSGCRYVYRVRAVRGFRSVGPFSAPVSFSWHSPPGPPEGLRLEAWDRKIYLFWRPPQSFLDGTPVDLPLRYRLWRGPSPEALKPLAVLVDGTSFFDGSVENEIRFCYRVAAVIQFYGTWIEGAPTEVLCAIPHDLTPPSAPRALVAVPVPEGIWLRWREAPEPDVAGYRVYRARKGKKFVPIHQGLIARPEYIDRTLPGPGVYVYRVTAVDDSPRANESPPSAPVEVEYKSKER
- the argH gene encoding argininosuccinate lyase, which codes for MSKEKPWAGRFKEKTARSVEEFTVSVEFDSRLAYWDILGSKVHARMLARQGIISEEDAQKIIEGLEKIWREIESGRFRWRSELEDVHMNIEAALIELIGPAGARLHTARSRNDQVATDVRLYLRDEIDDLCRRLQGLQQALVDKAEENIQVIMPGFTHLQHAQPILFAHHLMAYFEMFQRDRERLADCRRRLNYCPLGSAALAGTGFPVDRHFVARELGFTAPCANSLDAVSDRDFIIEFLGAAALIMMHLSRLSEELILWMSSEFAFVDLPDAYCTGSSIMPQKKNPDVPELIRGKSGRVFGHLLSLLTTMKALPLAYNRDMQEDKEPLFDTVDTVKTAVAIMGEIVAHLKPRPERMREVCEEGFLTATDLADYLVEKGLAFREAHAVAGRVVAYALERGRRLWELSLEELRRFSELIDEDLLERLSIEGSVARRNSFGGTAPERVKEAIASARTRLSQDET
- the trpC gene encoding indole-3-glycerol phosphate synthase TrpC encodes the protein MTILEEILAQKELEVAALKARGLSQPEVLPEVRPFKEALVRPGISIIAEIKRASPSKGLIAADFDPVAIARDYEAGGAAAISVLTDKKYFKGSLAYIPQVKRAVTLPILRKDFIIDEIQIEEARYAGADAVLLIVAALSPRRLSELLACVRKWGLEALVEVHDASELSVAISAGAEIVGINNRNLKDFTVDIETTVRLRPLIPQGVVVVSESGLKGREDIQRLEEVGVDAALIGESLMREKNRVAKLRELLGKGREAT